TCAGGGTGTTTTTATCACCGTCTTCCATCTCTATCAATGGAAAAAGGTCTTTGTTGCTGTTTATTTCAGTCTGTAGAAGTTCTGAAATTTCATCTCTTATTTCCGAAAAACCCGAAAAACCGAGATTCTGGGCAAATCTTACTATCGAGGCGACAGAGACATGAGAACTCCCGGATATCTCCTGCACGCTCAAAAAAGGTATCCGGTCAAAGTTAATCAGAAAAAAATCGGCAATTTTCTTCTGATTCTTTGGGAGAGAGTTATACCTCTCCTCTATCAGCTCTTTTAACTGGCGGTAACGCATAGTCGTGGTTCAGAGGAGAAAGTGACGGGTTCAGGAATATCGATTCCGGCCCGCCACTCTTCGCTCGTCACTCTTTACTTGCTTAAAATCATTTTGTTTGTTATTACGGTTGCCCCTGATCTCAAAGTGTAGAAATAGACTCCACTTGAAAGTTTTGAAGCATCAAAATTGACCGACTGTCTGCCGGCATTCTGATATCCGTTAACAAGTTCTGCCACTTTATTACCGAGCAGATCGTATACTGAAAGATTTACATTCGATGCCTGTGGTACATCAAAAACTATCTTTGTTGATGGGTTGAAAGGATTTGGATAGTTCTGGTACATCTTGTAATCAGTGATTGAAGCAACAGGAGTTTCATCCAAAATGCCTGTCAACTGGTTGTATTTTGCGGTAGCAGAGTCGATGTTAGCATTCATTTCCAAAGAATCGAGTCCAACTGCTATAGCGATGTACATGACGGTTGAATCATTTGGATTTGTAGCTACAGGTGAGGTTCCAAAAACTGCTGTTCCACCGTCAATTCCTGCCCAATGAAAATTCTCGTACTGACCGTCTGTCATCCATCTTGTAAGTGATGTATCAACATTGTATCCTTCATACCATTCGAAGTTGTGAGCCGAAGGCACCTGAAGATTCAATATTTTCAAACCGAAATAATTCGTTTTACTGAAACTGAAAAGCCTTTTTGCCGGGTCGTATGTCATTATTTCGTTTCCGTAGGCACCTTCAACCTGAGGAATCATTTCGAGTCCGAATCTTCCCTGGTAGGCAGCGGTTTCCTGACTTTTTACCGTATACTTTACGATCGTATATCCTTTGTTTGCCCAGCCGTACATGTGAACATCAGCTTTGAGAAGTGGTGATTGATTTGAATAGTCACTGTTTATCCTCGAAGCGAGTTCCACATCACCCCATGTTGGGTTGTCAACTGTATCAGGGAGTATTTCGTCGTCGGCATCCTCGAGATAATCAAATGTTGCGGTATCCTGCATGTTGTAAAGCAATGATGCACGATCCAACTGACGAACATATGCGCCGTTGTTCATCATACCGATTCTCACTCTACCGTAGGTGCGGAGCGTAAGTTCGATCTTTCCTGACTGGTAAACGGCATTCTGTGCTGCAACATCAAAAAGCATGATTGCAACTAAAAAAGCAGAAAAAAGTAATGTTTTTTTCATGGGTAACTCCATTATTTGGTTATTTAGATAAAACTTTTCTGGTCTTCATGTCATATCTGTCACCATCCATTAAAAGATGCATTGTGATGTCTGTGGCTGAAACCATTCCGTTTTTATTTTCTTTTTTTCTTTTACCTTTTGTCGGATCGATTACAAGAACCCCGCTCTCGCCTACTACCGTAAAATATCTCCCTTTATCAACAAGAATTGCTGTGGATTCATCAATTCCGATTCCGGGAAGTTTATGTTCTATGGTCGTGGTGATAAGCCGGTTCTGTCTTTTTCTTACAAGGAAATGCTGGTCGATAATTACATCTGTCAAAAAGCCAAATCCTTCTGTAGTCTCAACATTTTTTGCGTGAACAGTGAAAAAACTCAGCGTTGAGTCTTTCACAATCAGTTCCTCACCCGTTATCATTACTTTACTCATTACTGCAGCCCCTGCAGATGTGCCGCCGATTATTCCACCATTGTTATAAATTGCTTTTATCTTGTCGATGAATTTACTGTTCCCGACTTCTTTAAAAAGTTTTGCCTGATCACCGCCTGAGAAAAACACCCCGGTTACTCCGTCAAGCTCCGCAAGATTCTGAGGAGAATCAACTTCCGCTCTCCCAAAATATAATGCCTTAACATTTTTACATCCAAGCTTTACAAATTCGGTGCTGTGATCCCATGCTTCATCCTTCGGAACAGAACTTGCATTCGGTACAATAACAATTTTCGCATCATATCCACCCGCCAATTCAATAAATTTCTTCATCATATATTCGGGACGGGATCCACCGCCAATTATAAGGAGCTTACCTTTTGGTTGCGGAAGAAGAACGAAACTGAACAACACACATAAAATTAAAAGTTTTTTCATTTTTTCCTCACCAGATTTAATCCAATTTTTGCGGCTGCCATAAAGTCGTCAATTAACACAAATTCATCATTTGCATGAGGATTTTGAGCGCCAATTCCAATGTTCACTGATGGAATACCAAGTCCGTTGAATGAATTGGCATCACTTCCACCAAAAGAGATTACAGGTTTAGCTTCCATCCCCGATTCTTCAATCGCCTTGTAAATCATTTTGTATGCCAGATGATCGGGTGAAAGTTCATAAGGAGTAAAATCTTCGTATGTGTCAATCTTGATAGTGGCTCCGGCATTGAAAACTTCCGTACCGAAAGTATCCAGCACCCTCTCGAGTTCTTCGTCAAGACGGTCAGGTTTGAATGAACGGACCTCCCCGGTCAGAACAACTTTCTCCGGTACAACATTTACTGCAGTACCACCGGAGATTATACCAATGTTCATGGTGGTGTCTTCATCCAGCCGTCCCTGTTTCAGTTTTGAAATAGCGGCTGCTGCAATGGCAATGGCATTAATTCCGGCCTCTGGAGCTATTCCTGAATGAGAAGCCTTCCCGAAGATTTCAATTGTAAAAGTTTTTGAACCGGGAGCTCTGAAAACAAACTTCCCGGGGAGATGGGATGAATCAAATACCAGACCCGCCTCCACCCATTTTGGAACCTGCAGATTCTTTGAC
This genomic window from Ignavibacteria bacterium contains:
- a CDS encoding T9SS type A sorting domain-containing protein — protein: MKKTLLFSAFLVAIMLFDVAAQNAVYQSGKIELTLRTYGRVRIGMMNNGAYVRQLDRASLLYNMQDTATFDYLEDADDEILPDTVDNPTWGDVELASRINSDYSNQSPLLKADVHMYGWANKGYTIVKYTVKSQETAAYQGRFGLEMIPQVEGAYGNEIMTYDPAKRLFSFSKTNYFGLKILNLQVPSAHNFEWYEGYNVDTSLTRWMTDGQYENFHWAGIDGGTAVFGTSPVATNPNDSTVMYIAIAVGLDSLEMNANIDSATAKYNQLTGILDETPVASITDYKMYQNYPNPFNPSTKIVFDVPQASNVNLSVYDLLGNKVAELVNGYQNAGRQSVNFDASKLSSGVYFYTLRSGATVITNKMILSK
- a CDS encoding cyanophycinase: MKKLLILCVLFSFVLLPQPKGKLLIIGGGSRPEYMMKKFIELAGGYDAKIVIVPNASSVPKDEAWDHSTEFVKLGCKNVKALYFGRAEVDSPQNLAELDGVTGVFFSGGDQAKLFKEVGNSKFIDKIKAIYNNGGIIGGTSAGAAVMSKVMITGEELIVKDSTLSFFTVHAKNVETTEGFGFLTDVIIDQHFLVRKRQNRLITTTIEHKLPGIGIDESTAILVDKGRYFTVVGESGVLVIDPTKGKRKKENKNGMVSATDITMHLLMDGDRYDMKTRKVLSK
- a CDS encoding M20/M25/M40 family metallo-hydrolase, encoding MITIDKNRLIEIFTSLVKIDALSQNEKPVADFVREFLAGKQVVISEDNSKSATGSNSGNIIIKRGKGGKMMLTSHMDTARTTAGIKVVIDEKTGKISSDGKTILGADNRQGMAILLYLLEIAENNPEIDDFTVVFTTCEETTLGGSKNLQVPKWVEAGLVFDSSHLPGKFVFRAPGSKTFTIEIFGKASHSGIAPEAGINAIAIAAAAISKLKQGRLDEDTTMNIGIISGGTAVNVVPEKVVLTGEVRSFKPDRLDEELERVLDTFGTEVFNAGATIKIDTYEDFTPYELSPDHLAYKMIYKAIEESGMEAKPVISFGGSDANSFNGLGIPSVNIGIGAQNPHANDEFVLIDDFMAAAKIGLNLVRKK